A single window of Colletotrichum higginsianum IMI 349063 chromosome 8, whole genome shotgun sequence DNA harbors:
- a CDS encoding Kelch domain-containing protein, translating to MVTLYSALRSLPAVVLVFAAVSEAQNVGQWGPMVKFPVVPVAVALLPETGNMLVWSSGWPNRWTTAGNGKTYTSIYDVKTGKVSDALIQNTQHDMFCPGTSMDENGRIIVTGGSSASKTSVLDFKKGEFSSWTPLSNMQISRGYQSSCTTSEGKIFVIGGSFSGAGRRDGEVYDPKANTWTKLAGCPVKPLVMQRGLFPDSHAWLWSWKNGTVLHAGPAKQMNWYYTKGTGANTPAGLRGADDDSMCGVSVMYDAVAGKIFTYGGGKAYTGVASSSNAHILTLGEPGQAVQVQKLQNGKFNRGFANAVVMPDGKIWVVGGMRQMQLFSDSTPQLTPELFDPATGVFTPTTPHTVPRNYHSTALLMADATIWSGGGGLCGANCKENHFDGQFWSPPYLFEADGKTPAKRPVIQDLSETTVKAGAAITVTMQDAGAYTFSMIRVSATTHTVNTDQRRIPLDGQDGGDGQAFTVNVPADYGVAVPGYYMLFAMNEAGVPCVAKFFKVSL from the exons ATGGTCACTCTCTACTCCGCACTTCGCAGCTTGCCTGCGGTGGTGCTCGTTTTTGCCGCCGTCTCCGAAGCTCAGAATGTTGGCCAATGGGGACCGATGGTCAAGTTCCCAGTTGTCCCCGTCGCCGTGGCTTTGCTTCCCGAGACGGGAAACATGCTGGTCTGGTCCAGCGGTTGGCC GAACCGCTGGACGACCGCTGGGAATGGAAAGACTTACACGTCGATCTATGATGTCAAAACCGGGAAGGTCAGCGACGCTCTCATTCAG AACACGCAGCACGACATGTTCTGTCCCGGCACCTCCATGGACGAAAACGGGCGCATCATAGTTACCGGAGGTTCTAGTGCCTCAAAGACCAGTGTCCTTGActtcaagaagggcgagttCTCTTCGTGGACTCCGTTGTCCAATATGCAGATTTCCAGAGGATATCAGTCGAGCTGCACCAC TTCCGAAGGCAAGATCTTCGTGATTGGCGGCTCCTTCTCTGGAGCCGGCAGACGGGACGGCGAGGTGTACGACCCCAAGGCCAACACTTGGACGAAGCTGGCCGGGTGCCCGGTCAAGCCTCTGGTCATGCAGCGAGGGTTGTTCCCCGACAGCCACGCCTGGTTGTGGTCTTGGAAGAATGGAACCGTTCTCCATGCTGGTCCGGCCAAGCAGATGAACTGGTACTACACCAAGGGCACCGGCGCGAACACGCCCGCCGGCTTGCGAGGTGCCGATGACGACTCCATGTGTGGTGTCTCCGTCATGTACGACGCGGTGGCAGGAAAGATCTTCAC CTACGGTGGTGGCAAGGCCTATACCGGCGTCGCGTCGAGCAGCAACGCACACATCCTGACCCTCGGCGAGCCCGGCCAAGCGGTCCAGGTCCAGAAGTTGCAGAACGGCAAGTTCAACCGCGGCTTTGCCAACGCGGTCGTCATGCCGGACGGCAAGATCTGGGTCGTGGGCGGGATGCGGCAGATGCAGCTCTTTTCGGACAGCACTCCCCAGCTCACCCCGGAGCTGTTCGACCCGGCCACGGGCGTCTTTACTCCGACGACGCCGCACACTGTTCCCCGCAACTACCACTCCACGGCGCTGTTGATGGCGGATGCCACGATCtggtccggcggcggcggtctctGCGGCGCCAACTGCAAGGAGAACCACTTCGACGGGCAGTTCTGGTCGCCGCCGTACCTGTTCGAAGCCGACGGCAAGACCCCGGCCAAGCGGCCGGTTATCCAAGACCTTTCGGAGACCACCGTGAAGGCTGGAGCCGCCATCACGGTCACCATGCAGGATGCCGGCGCGTACACCTTCAGTATGATCCGCGTCAGCGCGACCACCCACACCGTCAACACGGACCAGCGGCGCATCCCCCTCGATGGACAGGACGGTGGCGACGGCCAGGCGTTCACTGTCAATGTCCCGGCCGACTACGGCGTGGCCGTCCCCGGGTACTACATGCTTTTCGCCATGAACGAGGCCGGAGTGCCCTGTGTGGCCAAGTTCTTCAAAGTTTCTCTCtga